The following nucleotide sequence is from uncultured Roseateles sp..
GCGCCTCGGCGCTCAATCTGGAGCCTCGGCACTCATCCCCGGAGCGACACGATGAAACCCACCCCCAGCGGCTGGCCGCGCCTGTCCTCGGGCCTGACCTACAAGGAGCCGGCCAGGATGCTGGACTGGCTGTGCCAGGCCTTCGGTTTCGAGATACGGCTCAAGGTCGAGGGCGAGAACGGCGTGCTGCTTTACAGCGAGCTGGCCTATGGCGAGGCGCTGATGATGCTCAACGGCGAGCGCCTGGGCCCGGACCTGCGCTTCGGCATGAAGTTCCTGAGCCCGGCCACGGCCGGCGGCATCACCCAGCACCTGATGGTCTTCGTCGATGACGTCGATGCCCATTGCGCCCAGGCCCGTGCCGCCGGTGCCGTGATCGCCGACGAACCGGCGCTGCACGACTATGGCGAAGACTACTGGGCCGACCGCAGCTACGGCGCGGTCGACCCCGAGGGCCATCTGTGGTGGTTCACCCAGCGGGTACGCGATCCCGCTTGACGGGCTGCGCGGCGCAAATCAGCGGCTTGGCGTGATGTTGTTCACTGCAGGAATGCACGCCATGGCCATGCCCCTCAAGCAGGGGGTTTCGGTGGCTGCGGTCGCGACCTACTATGGAATCGACGGTGGTGAGGCGAGCCAGTGCATCCGCACCAAGCAGAACGACAGTGATCCAGTGTCGGCACCGTCGCCAACATAGGCCCACAGCGTGCAAGCAGCGCTCTGTGGGCCGCTTTACTTGCGCAGCATGATCTCGTGATGGCCGGCGCCGGCCGGGATCATGGGGAAGCAGTTCTCCTCGGCGGCCACGCGCACGTCAAGGAAATAAGGAGTGCTTGACGACAGGCAGGCCTGCAGCGCGGCATCCAGATCTTCGCGCCTGTCCACCCTCGCGGCCTGCCAGCCGAAGGCCCTGGCCAGGGCCACGAAATCGGGCAGGGCCTCGGTATAGCTGTGGCTGTAGCGGCCGCCGTGTATCAGCTCCTGCCACTGGCGCACCATGCCCATATAGCCGTTGTTGCTGAGTACCACCTTGACCGGCGTGCGGTGCTGGGTGGCGGTGCTGAGCTCCTGGATATTCATCAGTATCGAGGCATCGCCGCTGACGCAGACCACCAGCGCGTCCGGGTGCGCGATCTGCGCGCCAATCGCTGCGGGCAGGCCGTAGCCCATGGTGCCGGCGCCGCCGGAGCTGAGCCAGCGGCCGGGGCGCTCCAGCCTGATGTGCTGGGCGGCCCACATCTGGTGCTGGCCGACATCGGTGGCGACGATGGCGTCACGGCCTTGCAGCTGATGCTGCAGACGGGTCATCAAGGCTTGCGGCACGATGTGCTCGGCGCTGTCTTCAAAGCCCAGCGATTGCTCGGCGCGCCAGCCGGCGATGCGTTGCCACCAAGGTGCCAGGTCGGGATGCGACACCTCATGCCGCTCCCATTCATTCAGCAGGGCCAGCAGGCTGGCATGGCAGTCGCCCAGCAGGCCGACATCGGCCTTCACGACCTTGCCGATCGAGCGCGCGTCGATGTCCAGGTGGATGACCTTCGCGTCAGGGCAGAAGGCATCCAGCCGGCCGGTGACGCGGTCATCGAAACGCGCGCCGACGCAGACCACCAGATCGGCATGGTGCATGGCCAGATT
It contains:
- a CDS encoding VOC family protein translates to MKPTPSGWPRLSSGLTYKEPARMLDWLCQAFGFEIRLKVEGENGVLLYSELAYGEALMMLNGERLGPDLRFGMKFLSPATAGGITQHLMVFVDDVDAHCAQARAAGAVIADEPALHDYGEDYWADRSYGAVDPEGHLWWFTQRVRDPA
- the ilvB gene encoding biosynthetic-type acetolactate synthase large subunit gives rise to the protein MNALLESPTLPPLPAQRQTNGADALIATLLSLGVDTVFGYPGGAVLPLYDALHAEPRLRHILVRHEQAAVHAAQGYARTTGRVGVVFVTSGPGMSNTTTGLLDALCDSIPVLCISGQVATTAIGTDAFQECDAIGISRPVTKWNAQVLRVEELSATIARAHATAAAGRPGPVLVDVPKDVQLAPVAAAPQGRVLMPALPAVPQGQVAAAVELLRQARRPVFYGGGGLINSGAAACAAFKRLVQLSGAPCTLTLMGLGAYPASDPQFLGMLGMHGTLEANLAMHHADLVVCVGARFDDRVTGRLDAFCPDAKVIHLDIDARSIGKVVKADVGLLGDCHASLLALLNEWERHEVSHPDLAPWWQRIAGWRAEQSLGFEDSAEHIVPQALMTRLQHQLQGRDAIVATDVGQHQMWAAQHIRLERPGRWLSSGGAGTMGYGLPAAIGAQIAHPDALVVCVSGDASILMNIQELSTATQHRTPVKVVLSNNGYMGMVRQWQELIHGGRYSHSYTEALPDFVALARAFGWQAARVDRREDLDAALQACLSSSTPYFLDVRVAAEENCFPMIPAGAGHHEIMLRK